From one Mytilus edulis chromosome 1, xbMytEdul2.2, whole genome shotgun sequence genomic stretch:
- the LOC139484556 gene encoding uncharacterized protein: MMRFETMSLSMLLTIMSVAAYTPTEKKLGLHGVNKVLQLDNGVGRDISGPLGDSLSVLDVIDANRRAGSDRRSSAVSGIIRSSSFQRSAGVSSNDGINRNCHYECGVDKLCKLGQKCVRDGCDSYCVQVSSGSIIGESGLSGSVRSGSGNTVSEIIRGSSSDFSRLSSIDGSKCSYGCGENKLCASGHKCIHDGCNSYCVQISSGSLIGSGQSLTGRLGLSNNGHLETIGSSGSMSGHTGSDILDAISARRSGVNALDTITSRHSGMNALDTISSRRVGSVGSSGSIIVSQSVVGDRSECSKLCHTDSDCPTTKYCTNVKCHRLCRRRPSKGYSG, translated from the exons ATGATGAGATTTGAAACTATGTCATTGTCAATGTTATTGACCATAATGTCAGTAGCTG CCTATACACCTACAGAAAAGAAATTAGGTCTACATGGAGTGAATAAAGTATTACAGCTTGACAATGGAGTTGGTAGAGACATTAGCGGTCCTCTTGGAGACTCACTCTCTGTACTAGATGTAATTGATGCAAACAGACGAGCAGGATCTGACAGAAGAAGTTCAGCTGTCTCTGGAATTATTAGAAGCTCCTCATTTCAAAGGTCTGCTGGTGTATCAAGCAATGATGGTATAAACAGAAACTGTCATTATGAGTGTGGAGTGGATAAACTTTGTAAGCTAGGACAGAAATGTGTACGCGATGGTTGTGACAGTTATTGTGTCCAAGTATCATCTGGGAGTATTATTGGTGAATCTGGATTGTCGGGGTCTGTAAGAAGTGGAAGTGGAAATACAGTTTCAGAAATTATAAGAGGTTCATCATCTGACTTTTCAAGACTGTCAAGCATTGATGGTTCAAAATGCAGTTATGGATGTGGAGAAAATAAACTATGTGCATCAGGACATAAATGTATCCACGACGGATGCAACAGCTATTGCGTTCAAATATCATCTGGTAGCCTAATTGGTTCAGGTCAGTCTTTAACCGGACGTTTGGGTCTATCTAACAATGGTCATTTGGAAACTATTGGTAGCAGTGGTTCAATGTCTGGTCACACAGGTTCCGATATTCTTGACGCTATCTCAGCTAGACGAAGTGGCGTTAATGCATTGGACACAATTACATCTAGACATAGTGGCATGAATGCATTGGACACCATTTCTTCTAGACGAGTAGGATCAGTTGGATCATCTGGTTCAATCATCGTTTCTCAGTCTGTAGTAGGAGACCGCAGTGAATGTAGTAAACTATGTCATACTGATTCAGATTGTCCAACAACCAAATACTGTACCAACGTTAAATGTCATAGGCTTTGCAGAAGAAGGCCATCTAAAGGATACTCAGGATGA
- the LOC139519632 gene encoding uncharacterized protein, giving the protein MKFVFVLAIFIVCAAAVTVLKVKNTRQCKAEGGICKQTCAVDEEDTGSCCRNSNRCCQPPTCIDTLQYAQCNAKNGDIKPVCDVNEQDTGIGPFCNTNRCCEPPTCIAKDCNCEKFDYYCPDFNEYEDSTGNCSGSDICCKPCCLTCGGIFNGPVGSFTSPGYPSKYCNNLNCYYNITVKAGSKVMLTFTYFHLEAGFKTAGLPFDFVQIYDGEVKADALIDTLSDGPTEGKEFNSTSNKMIIHFVTDDSTYQPGFSVSYKSLQ; this is encoded by the exons ATGAAATTTGTATTTGTACTTGCCATTTTCATTGTTTGTGCTGCAGCAGTGACAGTTCTTAAAGTTAAAA ATACACGTCAATGCAAAGCTGAAGGTGGAATATGTAAACAAACGTGTGCTGTAGATGAAGAAGACACAGGTTCATGTTGCCGCAATAGTAATAGATGTTGCCAGCCGCCTACATGTATTG ACACGCTTCAGTATGCCCAGTGTAACGCTAAAAACGGAGATATTAAACCTGTGTGTGATGTTAATGAACAAGATACAGGCATAGGCCCTTTTTGCAATACAAACAGATGTTGTGAGCCGCCTACATGCATTG CTAAAGATTGCAACTGTGAAAAATTCGATTATTATTGTCCTGATTTTAATGAGTATGAGGACAGCACTGGAAATTGTTCCGGAAGTGATATTTGTTGTAAGCCCTGTTGTC TTACATGTGGTGGAATATTTAATGGACCAGTTGGAAGTTTCACGTCACCGGGCTATCCTTCTAAGTATTGTAATAATCTAAATTGTTATTACAATATCACAGTTAAGGCAGGTTCAAAAGTAATGCTGACCTTCACTTACTTTCATTTAGAGGCTGGATTCAAAACTGCCGGTCTGCCTTTTGACTTTGTGCAG ATATATGATGGTGAGGTTAAAGCCGACGCATTAATAGATACTTTGTCTGACGGTCCTACTGAAGGAAAGGAATTTAATTCCACTTCCAATAAGATGATCATTCACTTCGTAACTGATGATTCTACCTATCAACCTGGGTTCAGTGTCAGTTATAAATCCTTACA ATGA